One window of the Seriola aureovittata isolate HTS-2021-v1 ecotype China chromosome 22, ASM2101889v1, whole genome shotgun sequence genome contains the following:
- the sbf1 gene encoding myotubularin-related protein 5 isoform X4 codes for MARLADYFVVIGYDLDKRAEGEGQGRILQRFPEKDWEDSPFPQGVELFCQPSGWQLVPERQPTSFFVAVLTDINSDRHYSACFTFWEGLDNPQLQKAEASEVDEVDEELAVVQPAKVFAPKSLVLVSRLDYTEVFRNCLGLIYTIHVDSLSVPLETVIGNLLTCVIPIAGGSQPGQEEREERLRTITLGAGDRQVIQTPINDSLPVSGSSVAQLFRQLGIINVLYLFCAALTEHKILFLSSSYQRLTDACRGLLAIMFPLKYSFTYVPILPGKLLEVLSTPTPFIIGVNSFFRSETQELLDVIIADLDGGTVTIPECVHISLLPEPLLQQTQTALSMVLDPELEVADHAFPPMSTQPSSPKIQDKEIRGVFLWLFARLFQGYRWCLHIIRIHPEPVIRFHKAAFLGQRALSEDDFLMKVLDGMAFAGFVSERGPPYRATDLFDDLVANEVERIRQEETCPQKVMNHVKELAEQLFKNENPYPAVAMHKVQRPSEKSQTTTQNQTSFPVLDDVAVQLFVDHAAAKLKTAPPVVKAEFKSMVPSGPPLGDFVDRNGNVMANSARRLEVVRNCITYIFENKMLEAKKLMPAVLRALKGRAARVCLTQELNQHVLQNRAVLDDQQFDYIVRMMNCTLQDCSHMDEHGIAAALLPLVTAFCRKLGAGITQFAYSCVQEHMVWTNMQFWEAMFYSDVQNHIRALYLETEDGDQQKNLEQQDGSGGGREVSALELASEQNRLWPTLSKEMQTERVQKEESTVFSQAIHYANRMSYLLLPLDTSKNRLLRSSGIGDVESVSNSYVTNSIAGSMAESYDTESGFEDAESSDVANSVVRFINRFVDKVCNESGVTNEHLKALHTMIPDIVQMHIETLDAVHRESKRLPPIQKPKLLTPTLLPGEELVMDGMRVHLIPDGREEATGVMGGPPLLPAEGAIFLTTYRLIFKGTPTDPLVGEQVVTRSFPIASLTKEKRISVSLPMDQFVQEGLQLRSCTFQLMKIAFDEEVASDLAEVFRKHMHKLRYPQHVQGTFAFTVGQSGKMVVEHKTKDKNQSLKTLSKNLVKSAKRTIGRQYVTRKKYSPPTWENRSSLQSELDEDEISVSEEVDQSSLTLSSTIRSSDRQTMSNVVERACCRDYQRLGLGTLSNSLTRSKNEPFRISTVNRMYTVCRSYPGLLIVPQSIPDTTIQRICRCYRQNRFPVVCWRNSRTKAVLLRSAGLHAKGVVGFFKSPNAPTAVPSQADSTSLEQEKYLQAIISSMPTYSESSGRNTLSGFTSTHMSTSDSSDKLRQPKIGALMKQVMGTKEDVPGTFSRGALGQRAKVISLSQPKVSGKARNPPRGKWGSIRGSGRLSAYNPDVGTRLAGKESPQPNGGPSEALFLRQQKAYLYIIGDKAQLKGGKQDSFQQWEVVPIEVCDVRQVKNSFKKLMKACVPSSLTSDPNMTFLRCLEESEWMALLHRVLQVSVLVVELLNTGSSVMVSLEDGWDVTTQVVSLVQLLSDPYYRTFDGFRLLVEKEWLSFGHRFSHRGAQTLGSQNSGFTPVFLQFLDCVHQIHLQFPMEFEFSQYYLKFLAYHYVSNRFRTFLLDSDYERIELGVLYEEKGERKSPQVCKSVWDYIDRLNKKTPVFYNYMFSPEDDEVLRPYTFVSNLKVWDFYMEETLSEGASYDWETRGRQERVAEEMGEKPDTSGPKSQRRIVWPCYDSLSKVVPDAITKLLQDLQSLEAELGQTSEKWKDTWDKIKTAQRTETKLESKPSFSSSLLMSSNLSHQRRSQGVYLQESGVGSSINLALDCEASATSTPVAGRPSTSTLYSQFQSTESENRSFEGILFKKGALLKPWKPRWFVLDKTKHQLRYYESRQDKECKGVIELADVESVTPGTPAMGAPKNIEEKAFFDLKTTKRVYYFCAQDSLNAQLWMDSVQSCLSDA; via the exons cggAGGGTGAAGGTCAAGGTCGCATTCTCCAGCGGTTTCCTGAGAAAGACTGGGAGGACAGCCCATTCCCACAAGGCGTAGAGCTG TTCTGTCAGCCCAGTGGTTGGCAGCTGGTTCCTGAGCGGCAGCCTACCTCCTTCTTTGTAGCGGTTTTGACTGACATCAACTCGGATCGTCACTACTCTGCCTGCTTCACCTTCTGGGAGGGACTGGACAACCCGCAG CTGCAGAAGGCTGAGGCCAGCGAGGTGGATGAAGTGGATGAGGAGCTGGCCGTCGTCCAACCAGCGAAGGTTTTTGCCCCTAAGAGCCTGGTGCTGGTGTCCCGCCTGGACTACACAGAGGTGTTCAGG AACTGTCTGGGTCTGATCTACACCATCCATGTAGACAGCCTGTCTGTCCCCTTGGAAACGGTGATCGGAAATCTCCTCACTTGTGTCATCCCGATCGCTGGAGGCTCTCAG CCGGgccaagaagagagagaggagagattg AGGACCATAACTTTAGGTGCTGGCGACCGGCAGGTGATCCAGACTCCCATCAATGACTCGCTTCCTGTCAGCGGCAGCAGTGTGGCCCAGCTCTTCAGACAGCTCG gcaTCATCAACGTGTTGTATCTGTTCTGTGCGGCGCTGACGGAACACAAGATCCTGTTCTTGTCCAGCAGCTACCAGAGACTGACGGACGCCTGCCGTGGACTGCTGGCCATCATGTTCCCCCTCAAATACAG ctTCACCTACGTTCCCATCCTACCGGGAAAACTACTAGAGGTCCTGAGCACCCCCACTCCCTTCATCATTGGTGTCAATTCATTCTTCCGCTCCGAGACACAAGAACTG TTGGATGTGATCATCGCTGACCTGGACGGCGGCACGGTGACAATCCCCGAGTGTGTGCACATCTCCCTGCTGCCTGAACCGCTCCTTCAGCAGACACAGACCGCGCTCTCCATG GTTTTGGATCCAGAGCTGGAAGTGGCTGATCATGCCTTCCCCCCAATGTCCACGCAACCGTCTTCACCTAAGATCCAG gatAAGGAGATTCGAGGAGTCTTTCTGTGGCTGTTCGCTCGGCTCTTTCAGGGCTATCGCTGGTGTTTACACATCATTCGCATTCACCCCGAACCAGTGATCCGCTTCCACAAG GCCGCCTTCCTGGGTCAGAGGGCGCTGTCGGAGGACGACTTCCTCATGAAGGTGTTGGACGGCATGGCGTTTGCAGGTTTCGTGTCAGAGAGGGGGCCTCCCTACAGAGCCACCGACCTGTTTGATGAC CTGGTAGCCAATGAGGTGGAGCGGATACGACAAGAGGAGACCTGTCCACAGAAAGTCATGAACCATGTGAAGGAGCTGGCCGAGCAGCTCTTCAAAAAC GAGAATCCGTACCCCGCGGTGGCGATGCACAAGGTCCAGCGACCGTCTGAAAAAAGCCAGACCACTACACAGAATCAGACGTCCTTCCCTGTGTTGGACGACGTCGCGGTGCAGCTCTTCGTCGACCACGCCGCCGCCAAGCTCAAGACCGCGCCTCCCGTCGTCAAGGCGGAGTTCAAGAGCATGGTGCCATCCGGGCCCCCGCTGG GAGACTTCGTGGACAGAAACGGCAACGTGATGGCGAATAGCGCTCGCAGGCTGGAAGTGGTCAGGAACTGCATCACGTACATCTTTGAGAATAAGATGCTGGAGGCAAAGAAG TTGATGCCAGCTGTACTGCGGGCGCTGAAGGGTCGGGCAGCCAGGGTTTGTTTGACCCAGGAGCTCAATCAGCATGTCCTACAGAACCGAGCTGTGCTGGATGACCAGCAGTTCGACTACATCGTCCGCATGATGAACTGCACCTTACAG gACTGTTCACATATGGACGAACACGGCATTGCAGCCGCCCTGCTTCCACTGGTCACAGCCTTCTGCAGA AAACTGGGCGCAGGCATCACTCAGTTTGCCTACAGCTGCGTGCAGGAGCACATGGTGTGGACCAACATGCAGTTCTGGGAGGCCATGTTCTACAGCGACGTCCAGAACCACATCAGGGCTCTGTACCTGGAGACAGAGGACGGTGATCAGCAGAAGAACCTG GAGCAGCAGGACGGGTCGGGGGGCGGACGAGAGGTCAGCGCGCTGGAGCTGGCGTCGGAGCAGAACAGACTGTGGCCGACGCTGAGCAAGGAAATGCAGACGGAGCGCGTGCAGAAGGAGGAGAGCACGGTGTTCAGTCAGGCCATCCACTACGCCAACAGGATGAGCtacctgctgctgccgctggACACCAGCAAGAACCGCCTGCTGAGGAGCTCGGGCATCGGAGACGTGGAGAGTGTGAGCAACAGCTACGTCACTAACAG TATTGCAGGCAGCATGGCGGAGAGCTACGACACAGAGAGCGGCTTCGAAGATGCCGAGAGCTCAGACGTGGCCAACTCTGTGGTGCGCTTCATTAACCGCTTCGTAGACAAAGTGTGTAACGAGAGCGGCGTGACCAATGAGCACCTTAAGGCTCTCCACACCATGATACCAG ATATCGTTCAGATGCACATCGAGACGTTAGACGCAGTCCACAGGGAGAGTAAGAGGCTGCCTCCAATCCAAAAG CCCAAGTTGCTGACGCCGACTCTGTTGCCGGGTGAGGAGCTGGTGATGGACGGCATGCGCGTCCACCTGATTCCCGACGGCCGCGAGGAGGCCACGGGGGTGATGGGAGGTCCGCCGCTGCTCCCCGCTGAGGGTGCCATCTTCCTCACCACCTACCGACTCATCTTCAAGGGCACGCCTACAGACCCACTGG TGGGGGAGCAGGTGGTCACTCGCTCGTTCCCTATAGCCTCTCTCACCAAGGAGAAGAGGATCTCAGTCAGTTTACCCATGGACCAGTTTGTCCAGGAGGGGCTGCAGCTACGATCCTGCACCTTCCAG CTGATGAAGATCGCGTTTGATGAGGAGGTTGCGTCAGACCTGGCCGAGGTTTTCAGGAAGCACATGCACAAGCTGCGTTATCCCCAGCATGTCCAGGGCACGTTTGCCTTCACTGTGGGTCAGAGTGGGAAGATGGTGGTGGAGCACAAGACCAAGGACAAGAACCAGTCGCTCAA GACTCTTTCCAAGAACCTGGTGAAGAGTGCCAAACGGACCATAGGTCGGCAGTATGTGACCAGGAAGAAGTATTCTCCGCCCACCTGGGAGAACAGGAGCAGCTTGCAGTCAGAGCTGGATGAGGATGAAATCTCAG TCTCAGAGGAGGTGGACCAGAgctccctcaccctctcctccaccatCCGTTCATCTGACAGACAGACCATGAGTAACGTGGTGGAGCGGGCCTGTTGTCGCGACTACCAGCGTCTGGGTCTGGGCACGCTCAGTAACAGCCTGACACGCTCCAAGAACGAGCCCTTCAGGATTTCAACTGTTAACCGCATGTACACCGTCTGCAGGAG ctaCCCCGGCCTGCTGATAGTGCCTCAGAGCATCCCGGACACGACCATCCAGAGAATCTGCCGCTGCTACCGACAAAACCGCTTCCCTGTGGTTTGCTGGAGGAATTCGAGAACCAAGGCTGTCCTTCTGCGCTCCGCAGGCCTCCACGCTAAGGGTGTCGTGGGCTTCTTCAAGTCCCCCAACGCCCCCACTGCAG tgcCCTCCCAGGCAGACTCCACCAGTCTGGAGCAGGAGAAATACCTGCAGGCCATCATCAGCTCCATGCCTACATACAGTGAGAGCAGCGGCAGGAACACACTCAGTGGCTTCACCTCCACACATATGAGCACCTCCG ACTCGTCAGACAAGCTGAGGCAGCCCAAGATCGGCGCTCTGATGAAACAGGTGATGGGCACCAAGGAGGATGTTCCTGGAACCTTcagcagaggag CTCTGGGTCAAAGGGCGAAAgtcatctccctctctcagccCAAAGTGTCTGGCAAGGCCAGGAACCCTCCTAGAG gTAAATGGGGCAGTATCCGAGGCAGCGGGCGTCTAAGTGCCTACAACCCAGACGTGGGGACGCGTCTGGCTGGAAAAGAGTCTCCGCAGCCCAACGGAGGGCCAAGTGAGGCGCTGTTCCTACGCCAGCAGAAGGCCTACCTCTACATCATTGGAGACAAGGCCCAGCTCAAG GGAGGGAAGCAGGACTCGTTCCAGCAGTGGGAGGTGGTTCCCATCGAGGTGTGTGACGTGCGGCAGGTGAAGAACAGCTTTAAGAAGCTGATGAAAGCCTGCGTGCCGAGCTCCCTGACCTCCGACCCCAACATGACTTTCCTTCGATGCCTGGAGGAGTCGGAGTGGATGGCTCTG ctgcaCAGGGTGCTGCAGGTATCTGTCCTGGTGGTGGAACTTCTGAACACAGGCTCGTCGGTCATGGTCAGCCTGGAGGACGGCTGGGACGTCACGACTCAG GTGGTGTCCCTGGTGCAGCTGCTGTCCGACCCCTACTACAGAACCTTTGACGGCTTCCGGCTGCTGGTGGAGAAGGAGTGGCTGTCGTTCGGCCACAGGTTCAGCCACCGCGGAGCTCAGACGCTGGGCAGCCAGAACAGCGGCTTCACCCCCGTCTTCCTGCAGTTCCTGGACTGCGTGCACCAG ATCCACCTCCAGTTCCCCATGGAGTTTGAGTTCAGTCAGTACTACCTGAAGTTCTTGGCGTACCACTACGTGTCCAACCGCTTCCGCACCTTCCTGCTCGACTCCGACTACGAGCGCATAGAGCTGG gagtgctttatgaggagaaaggagagaggaaaagccCTCAGGTGTGTAAGTCTGTGTGGGACTACATCGACAGACTCAACAAGAAAACACCCGTCTTCTACAACTACATGTTCTCTCCTGAGGATGACGAG gtgctgCGGCCGTACACCTTCGTCTCCAACCTGAAGGTGTGGGACTTCTACATGGAGGAGACTCTGTCCGAGGGGGCGTCCTACGACTGGGAGACGAGGGGACGGCAGGAGCGCGTGGCAGAGGAGATGGGGGAGAAACCCGACACCAGCGGGCCCAAGTCGCAGCGGCGCATCGTGTGGCCGTGTTACGACAGCCTGAGCAAGGTGGTGCCCGACGCCATCACCAAGCTGCTGCAGGACCTGCAGAGTCTGGAGGCCGAGCTCGGCCAAACGTCAGAGAAGTGGAAGGATACGTGGGATAAAATCAAGACCGCGCAGAGGACGGAGACCAAACTGGAGAGCAAG CCGTCGTTCTCCAGCTCCCTGCTGATGTCGTCCAACCTGAGCCACCAGCGGCGTTCTCAGGGCGTCTATCTGCAGGAGAGCGGCGTGGGATCCTCCATCAACCTGGCGCTGGACTGCGAGGCCAGCGCCACCTCCACGCCTGTAGCCGGTCGGCCGAGCACCAGCACCCTCTACAGCCAGTTCCAGAGCACCGAGAGCGAGAACAG GAGTTTTGAAGGCATCCTGTTCAAGAAAGGGGCATTGTTGAAACCATGGAAACCTCGGTGGTTTGTGCTGGACAAGACCAAACATCAG CTGAGATACTACGAGAGCAGGCAGGATAAGGAGTGTAAAGGCGTGATCGAGCTGGCTGACGTGGAGTCCGTCACTCCAGGAACTCCTGCCATGGGAGCACCCAAAAACATCGAGGAGAAAGCCTTCTTTGAT CTCAAGACGACCAAACGAGTGTATTACTTCTGTGCCCAGGACAGCCTGAACGCACAGCTGTGGATGGACAGTGTTCAGAGCTGCTTGTCAGATGCCTAG